The DNA sequence ACTACTACTCCTACCACTAATAATCATTATATTAAtacaaaatgccattttttttttttagctgactGAGACTGAAATATAATCAttttaacaattacaattatCACAGTAGCATATAAACTCGAGTCAGAAAATGGCTAAATCCGCCCTCAAATTTAAACTTatgatcttttttgttgttgtcgtcctCGTGTTAGTTGAAACAAATgtagaaactgaagaaacaagttTTATGACGTCCATActaactataataataatactgtgaACAAGTCCAGCTCCATTCAAAAAAGACGTCGTGCAGAGGGTCCTGCGTGCGCCTACCTCGGGTGCACGTCGACGAGCAGGACGAGGGTCTGCACGGTGATCACGTCGATCCTCTTGCAGTGGAAGCGGGCCACCCGCAGCACCTTCAGGTAGGCCACGCACAGCGTGAGGAGCGGCAAGGCGAAGCTGCTGGCGTGGAAGAGCAGCGTGAACGCGGCGAACCGGGAGTCGCCCGACGCCGCCCGGAGGGTGCACGACGCGTACGCGTCGCTGTAGCGCAGCCACGAGAAGAGCAGCGCCGCCAGGGAGAAGGTGAACGAGTGCAGCCAGGCATAGCACAGCATCGCCGCGGCGTCCCGCCGGCGCATCCTGCTGGAGTAGCTCAGCGGAAAGACCACCGCGACCCAGCGGTCGACGCTGAGGGCGGCCGCGCTCAGCGTGGCGTTGGCCGTCAGGAAGATCTCCAGGAAGCCGACGGCGCGGCACGGGCGCTCGCCGAAGGGCCGGCTCCGTCGCGCCACGCCCGCCGCCGTGGCGGGCATGTGGAGCGCCGCCGTCAGGACGTTGCACACGGACAGGTTGACGGTGAACACGCCGGCCACTTGGCGGCGGATGTCGGCGCTGCGGGCGAAGCAGAGCAGCACCGACAGGTTGGACGCGAGAGACAGCGCGGACAGCG is a window from the Phycodurus eques isolate BA_2022a chromosome 23, UOR_Pequ_1.1, whole genome shotgun sequence genome containing:
- the LOC133398030 gene encoding G-protein coupled receptor 26-like, with the translated sequence MDAAEVACAAYLAALSALSLASNLSVLLCFARSADIRRQVAGVFTVNLSVCNVLTAALHMPATAAGVARRSRPFGERPCRAVGFLEIFLTANATLSAAALSVDRWVAVVFPLSYSSRMRRRDAAAMLCYAWLHSFTFSLAALLFSWLRYSDAYASCTLRAASGDSRFAAFTLLFHASSFALPLLTLCVAYLKVLRVARFHCKRIDVITVQTLVLLVDVHPSVKRRCLAEQKRRKQRAAKKISIFIGSFIICFAPLVFTRLAELLPFVDVDRRWGLVSKCLTYSKAACDPFAYCLTRQQYKKVLADVADRLLRRKPYPSSGHDSSVGTENDFCLQRIG